A stretch of the Lactuca sativa cultivar Salinas chromosome 9, Lsat_Salinas_v11, whole genome shotgun sequence genome encodes the following:
- the LOC111895282 gene encoding uncharacterized protein LOC111895282, whose amino-acid sequence MDSTSPCPDNKSVVSLKPYRPPLPFPIRAIPDEKVKVYRAFMEHVKALQVNVPFVETMLQTPKYLNLLKGLFVARKDMAEVTELVLNELLEKKGDSGSISIPCQFGNILATQALTDLGASINLLPFSFFKKLKLPEPRFINMKIHLADKTIFRLRGVCEDLLIKVDKFVFPVDFVVLDMEEDLEIPIILGIPFLNTACALIDVCESTLTLRVGDESAVFKAIPKIKQGETRKEDISSIDLDDEILQKELALLQEEDPRTMFSRGQSYRGS is encoded by the exons atggactcgacgagtccatgccctgaTAACAAATCTGTTGTTTCCTTAAAGCCTTACAGGCCTCCTTTGCCATTTCCAATTCGAGCCATACCTGATGAAAAGGTCAAAGTATACAGAGCCTTCATGGAACATGTTAAAGCCCTTCAAGTCAACGTCCCATTTGTTGAAACGATGCTTCAAACACCCAAATATTTAAACTTGCTCAAGGGTCTCTTTGTTGCTAGAAAAGATATGGCAGAAGTCACAGAATTAGTATTAAATGAACTACTAGAAAAGAAGGGCGATTCGGGGAGCATCTCGATTCCTTGCCAATTTGGAAATATACTTGCTACTCAAGCGTTGACCGATTTGGGTGCAAGTATTAACTTACTGCCTTTTTCTTTCTTCAAGAAGCTGAAATTACCGGAGCCGAGGTTTAttaatatgaagatccatttggcggacaagACAATATTTCGCCTAAGAggtgtttgtgaagatctcctcATAAAAGTGGATAAATTTGTATTCCCCGTGGACTTTGTAGTGCTTGACATGGAAGAAGACCtcgaaattccaattattttggggatACCATTTTTGAATACCGCATGCGCATTGATAGATGTATGCGAGTCCACACTAACATTGAGGGTAGGAGACGAGTCAGCTGTGTTTAAAGCTATACCAAAGATTAAGCAAGGAGAAACAAGAAAAGAAGACATTTCCTCCATTGATTTGGATGATGAAATACTCCAAAAAGAACTTGCACTCCtacaagaagaagatccaa GGACCATGTTTTCAAGAGGACAAAGCTATCGTGGAAGTTaa